The following is a genomic window from Pecten maximus chromosome 19, xPecMax1.1, whole genome shotgun sequence.
CACATCATATTCCAcgtgccccccccccctccctcgtCACATCTTATTTCACGTGTCCCCCTCCCTCGTCACATCCTATACCACGTGTCCTCCTCCCCCGTCATATCCTATCTCACGTGTCCCCCTCCCTCGTCATATCCTATCTCACGTGTCCCCCTCCCTCGTCACATCCTATACCACGTGTCCCACTCCCTCGTCACATCCTATCTCACGTGTCCCCCTCCCTCGTCACATCCTATACCACGTGTCCCCCTCCCTCGTCACATCCTATCCCACGGGTCCCCTCCCTCGTCATATCCTATCTCACGTGTCCCCCTCCCTCGTCACATCCTATCCCACGGGTCCCCTCCCTCGTCATATCCTATCCCACGTGTCCCCTTGCCTCGTCACATCTTATACCACGTGTCTCCTTGCCTCGTCACATCTTATACCACGTTTCCCCCTTCCTCGTAAAATCTAAAATAACGGGTCCCCTCCTTCGTCACATCCTATCCCACGTGTCCCCCTCCCTTCGTCAAATCTCATTTCTATGGTCCCCCTCCCTCGTCAAATATAATTCAAATGGCCCCATCCCTCGTCAAATCTATTTCCACGTGCCCCCTCTCTCATTCCATCCTATTCTACGCCTCCCTCCCTCCTCAAATCTTATAACAATGTTCCCCCTCCCTCGTTACTTTCTATTCCACAAGTCACCTTCCCTCCCTCGTTACATCCTATTCTACGCCTCCCTCCCTCGTTATaataatccccccccccccccccccccccccccccccccccctcgtaATTTCCTATTCCACAAGTCTCCTTCCCTCGCTACGTCTAATATTGCACTGAGTCCTAAGTACTAATCCTACTAATCGCTATTACCATGTCCAGTGTAATCACAGTGGTCAGTCACACATACAACAAGATAACACTGTGTTGTTTACTTGTTGATTAGCCAGTGGTCAGTCACACATACAACAAGATAACACTGTGTTGTTTACTGGTTAATTAGCTTGTACTTTgttaaaaatacaataaaagatATAAATTCCGGCCAATCATAATTAATTGTAggttttattgaataaaaaacataatACTGCAGAAGAATGCAGTCATTAGGCTATTGaagaatatttctcaaattaCTGGACCAACACGTTAATTTACTAGTTGGTATAagcataataaatatatgtctaTTTTAAGACTTAATAACAACAAGATATACAAATGATTCCTGGTGTGGTATTTGATAACCGGAATTCCTTTATCAAACTATTATACAAATAGAACGAACTTTATACACACTGGTGACGTAGACAGTTTAAATCACTTACACAAATTCGGAGTGTCAGTTACCAAGGGTCGGGATGTGCTCTCAATAGATCTAACACTCACGAAACTCGGCCCTGTTTACATTGTCAGCTGGGTGTTGTCTTTTCGGATCAAACCTGCGTACCATATCTCGTCCAAACATGCACCTCGggtaatgtaaacaattaaGATGTTTCGTAATTAGTACAAAAAATCCAGGTGTCACAGATGTCTGTAAACATAAAAATaagtaataaataaattcatgacaataatcataatattgtaaataaataaataaataactaacACTAATTCCTGACACTGATTATTGAGAACATCACTTTATTTCACAAACACACTCTCTTAAAAATCCACTATGATATATAGTGTTATGGTTTCCGTCTCTAAATAGTAGGTATTCGTATTTAATATTACTCGACTTCGCTTGCAATACATTAAATAAACGATATGCCTTAGCCTCAGTGACAGCTCTCGTATTTTCCCTTTGTTGATCCAAGCTGACAGATATAGCGACAGTGATTGAGAAGTTATAACACATTGTCCTCAATCAAAACTCCCTAATTCTCTTCTCTAATTAATTTACAGGTACATTGCCTAATGACATCCAAATATCACTCAACGTGCCTACTAAACGAGGGAGAATAACGGAACAGCCGAATGTCATTATCATTGACACCTCAGCCAATCGTATCTGAGTACTACATGTAAAGCCGCTAATCATTGGCTACGGTTTCTAGATCCCCATCGAGCACCTAGCCGCAGCGCAGGCCTGGCTCATGAAAGGAATTTGTTGTAGAGGCCTCGAAACgtattaattatattcaattctTTTGAATAGTCTTGGCACAAAGGCAGCCATTGCTTTAACACAGAGATCACAGACAGCCAGGATTAGCCGTAAGTTTGTTGTATGTGACTGTGATTTGTTTCGATTACGTGCTGTGAATCAACTCTGTTGTCATGCTAACATAAAGATCGACGAATTGAGGACATGAATTTTGGGATCTAGACGTGTGTACGGATCTAAGATGGCGCGGGGATCGTTTTGTTTAGTGTTCCTGACAATTATACTGCACCAGTGCGCCATTCTGAATGTGAGTAAGGCCCAAGGCCAAGGGGGATTCTCGGGTACTGGGGCCCGTAAAAATTCGAAATGTGAACCGATCGCTATCCCtttatgtaaagatattatatacaatgaaaCTATCATGCCAAACTTACTGTCCCATCAACATCAGGACGATGCCGGATTAGAAGTGCACCAGTTTTTTCCCCTTGTAAAAGTCCAGTGCAGTCCCCAACTTCGTCTGTtcctatgtacaatgtatgtacccGTGTGTACAGTCCTGGAGGAACCGATCCCACCGTGTCAGAGTCTATGTAACCAAGCCAGACATGGTTGTGAAAGTCTCATGAACAAATTCGGATTCCAATGGCCAGATACACTCGAATGCAGCAAGTTCCCACCCAGAGGATTGTGTGTTGGTGAAAATAATACCGACCCTGACAGCACCGCAGGCACAGGTAATACAGGCCCCGGGGGTGGGGGCATCGACCAAGGGACCCCCGGGATCTCCGGGGGAGGGGGTACAATCATGTTCCCCAATAACGCCTACTACCCTGACCAGGTGTTCAACACATCACGCCGCCACAACTTTGAATGTCCACTTGACTTGCGAGTAAATCAGGGTTTTGACTACAGATTGAAGATTCAGAATCATGTGTTTCGAGACTGTGGTGCTCCGTGTCATGATATGTTTTTCACGACAGCGAAATTAGAAACTGCACGATTGTGGATTGGTACATGGTCGTGTATCTGTCTCGGATCTACTCTGTTTACAGTTTTGACATTTCTCATCGACATGACCCGGTTCCGTTACCCAGAGCGTCCAATCATATTCTTGTCTGGATGTTACTTCATGGTGGCTTTGGCGTATGTAATCGGTTTCTCTCTCGACAAAGACAGTGTCGCTTGTCACAAATTCCCCGATCGCGAAGAGTCGTTAGTTACCCAAGGAACGAAGAAGGAATGGTGTACAATACTATTTATGATGTTATTTTTCTTTAGCATGGCCAGCTCCATCTGGTGGGTAATATTGACTCTTACATGGTTTCTCGCTGCCGGCATGAAATGGGGTCATGAAGCAATAGAGGCAAACTCCCAGTACTTCCACCTGGCTGCTTGGGCTGTACCGGCTATCAAAACCATTGCTATACTGGCCATGGGTCAAGTTGACGGAGACGTTCTCAGTGGAGTATGTTTCACAGGAATATTTGATGTGGATGCACTTCGTGGATTCGTTTTAGCTCCGCTAGTGCTGTACTTGATCATTGGAACATCGTTTTTACTTGCAGGATTTGTTTCATTATTTCGTATTAGAACAATTATGAAAAGTGACGGTACGAAGACCGATAAGCTGGAGAAACTCATGGTGAGAATAGGAATATTTTCAGTTCTGTACACTGTTCCTGCGACCATAGTGATCGCTTGCTACTTCTACGAACAATCATTCCGTGACGACTGGATGGCTTCCTGGTTCTACAGGAAGTGTATGTTGTCGCGGACCACATGTCTGGTTGATCTGCCGATGAACCACAACCCTGACTTCAATGTGTTCATGATAAAGTATTTGATGACGGTTATCGTGGGAATCACGTCCGGGGTGTGGATCTGGACAGGCAAAACTGTCAGTTCCTGGAAAGGATTTTACGCGCGACTATGCGGTGGTTCTAAAAAGCAGTCGGAAACGGTCgtgtaataattataatgtccACACATATACATGCACATGTGTGATGTCCGTGTTTGGGTGTGAAACATTAAAATTCAGTCATTATTTGAATGTGTAATGTAAAGTGTGGTCGTTATCCTGATACAAACTTGTATTATCAAGATGTGTCGTGCACATGTAAAGCGCCTGCAGTGCTACGGTTGTGCTGTTGTACCCATCTATTGATCTGTGGTGAGGATTACAACTTGTCGACTTGCCCTGTAATTATGTCGCCGCTGAAATGATGGATATTTACCAATTTTCAGGTTTGCAGTATTGATTCACGGGGCCTGTTGATTGAAGGTTGTGTTTTACTGTAAAAACGTGCATGTTTTTAGCGACGTAACCATTCATCCATTTAAATGCCAAAGATGTACTCTCAAATGTTTGAGATGAAGAGGAAACCCCTCATTCATTGTCACTAGACTAAGCATCCTGTTGTACCATTAGAGACCACTGTATCGCGAGTCTACCATGGATGATACTGTGTATTTTGTACGGACATCATTGTGGAGTACTTAAAATATCCAGCAAAGTATTTATATTgctttaatgtatttttttcaagtaGGCATGATTGCTGTAGACTTCAGTGAATTTCGTTGAATGctaattttgtatgtatatgtccTAAATACCTGATCAACTTAAACTTAATGGTGCAGAAATGTTACATATCATATTATCCaaacaaattttcatttttatgtggATTAGTTTCGATTATGGAGTGATTTAGTTGCattaaaaaagttatttttttctggtgtattttattacatttcgtATTTAAGGAAAAATTATTTGGAGAGAACttaacaagattttttttttatctacttTGAAAAATTTAGCATGCTTGAATAGCAGGTAGCTATACATCTAGGCTAAAATTATTGTCAAACAAATTTTGTAAGGTCACTGCAGTTTACAGactccaaaacaaaaaaaaatactccttaacatgaaaaaatattatGTTAACTTGCTAATAAAATATTAAGATAAGTAAGTAGGTCATGAACTACATTAACAGTGTGAATTTTAATGTGCTAGTGTAAGTCAGTACATTGTGTTGTTAGTGTAAACCTTCATTCTTTCAACAGTacattaaattttttaaaattcatttaaaacattgCAAACAATATAGCTGAATTTTTAAACAGATTAGAGAAGGCCAAAATGATAAAGTTATGTGATATCAGTATTAACACAAACTTCACTTTTTATTCATACGACATAAAGTAATAATAGACAGCATGTTGGATTCTTCagggaaaatatattttgtttttggagcatagcttttatatatatacctatagctAGTGACTCGACCTTTTACTCTGAATGGGGTCATGAATATGCATAACCGTGACTGCCAAATTATACATCAAATGTCAAATAAGCAATAAGGTCCTGTATGTAGTAGACCACACTAGAGCAATGTCTATCATAACTCCCTTTGTAGAGATCCATGTATGACGTTAGCTGGTAAGTTTAACCACGTCGCCTTACAGAACCCAACTAGGCCTCTGGACTTGtataaattatgtaaacaaTATCATTTCTGGAAAGGTATTTATTTTGACTAGCTAATACTTGACTCATATTTCACATTGACAGAGGACTGTATGTAGCACCAGCTGGctagagatttttttttttttttggagggggtggggggcagtttttatatatcattagGTTTAAGTTGACTGAAACATTatttaacaaacaaataaatatatatcattatcttaCCACTTCAGGCAAGCTTTTGTTAAATTACAAACAGATGGACAACCAATATGAGCAATATACAATTCAACCGTATAAATTCTGACTAATCTGGCTTTGTTATGTCGAGCCGTAAATTTATGCTAgttattaatttgaaattgtagAGTATTCATTTGATAGTCGGGCCAGtattaataaaatttgtttGCCTAAACTTGATTCTGTAGTTATTAATTTTCATAACATTGttatttgtgatatttgatTGTTTGGTTTATAAAGAATGTCTATTGCAATATGTTTGATGACTAAATATCTGGATTTTAgaattttagtaaaatccataactcaaaatttcataaaatcgTTAGAAAAGTTTTTTTAGACaagcaatattttatttgacaaccCGGGACCCCtcctctttaaaaaaaaagaaagaaattgtGGGGGCATTTAATGCTTTACATACAATTCATGAATTATATACTTAAAAGCTCccatatataaagatatacacaTAAATCTAGTGTCCTCCACGTTAAGTGGCAAACAAATTTTTAGTGTTGATATGCAGTGTAATGTTAAAACACTACTTGGTATTGAACAAtagttttatataaattgttaAACTGTTTCATTTTCTAGGACCCTTCAATTCAGTGATGTTACCAAAACTTGAAATCCAGAACAAATCTTGAAAATCTAAATTAGCTAAGAAATGCTCATTCTAATAACACTATTATTATTATCAGATCCTGTGAAAAGTGTAATGTTCAAAAGATGTGATATCCTGTCGACAAATATGATTCTCTGATAAATTTACAAATTGCAACAAAAGTAGAAATTCCAAATAAtgcaaaatatcatattttcattaCACAACATTCGTAAAAGTAACAAATCAGTCACATTCGATACAAAGTCTGAAGAATGTGTGAATGTTAAGGACCGCACTGAGTAAGGAAATGATGGAGTCTAGAGTTTTAAAGAGATCATAAACGTTTAATTTGTAATTATACGGTATATACAGCTGTTAGATTAaacctttcacccctactgaccatattggacttcaagttatgaaagaatggcagagtccactagAGTTTCgtagggttgaaagggttaagtGTTTATTATACCAATACACAGGATGTGTAGATTCAGATCATTATCAGGTCACATCGTTGTGTCATGTTAATGAGTGtgtatgttgaaatatattcttTTTAGTTGAAAATCTTTGTGGCCAGTCATTCTTTACAGggcttttatatatatatatggactttAATCTAGAAGCATCTGTAAAATTtcagtaatttcattatcattttcagttttaactgtatatatatttgaaaactttttttcatcccctcaaaaaaagtgtaatatatgcatattttttgtttcgtatacatttgtgtatgaaaagcattcaaTTTTTCCAAGTAATTTATtaattgtatgtaaaattttacaactcgtctgtatacaataaactattttatatgataatgaCCTTGGCATCCCTGATGATTTTACACGTACTTGGTTGATCTGGGACGTCAATattgggtattgctaagttaCATAAATGTACAGTATTTTATATCTAGACATTGTAATAAGGTTGTATATTTGTACAGATATAGAACACCATAGAGCCTGAACAGACTCGGACTCAGCTGCATTTGGATCTTACTGAACCAATCATGTCCCAAATTCAGTTGGGTCCCAACTTATGTCAAATCTCATTGAACCACGTCATGCCCCAACTTATGTTAAACCTCACTTAACCTGTCAGGTCCCAACTTATGTCAAATCTCACCGAGTCAGTCATGTTCCAACTTCAGTCAAATCTCACTTAACCAGTCATATTCCAACTTATGTCAAATCTCACTTAACACGTCAAATCTCATTGAACCACGTCATGTCACAACTTATGTCAAATCTCACTAAACCTGTCATGTCCCAATTTTAGTCAAATCTCTCTAAACCAGTCAGGTCCCAACTTAAGTTCAGGGACATGATCTGCTTTTGGGACATATCCTTGGTTTTCACAAATGTCCTGATTCATGGGCCATGCTTATATTAGCCTAAG
Proteins encoded in this region:
- the LOC117318204 gene encoding frizzled-7-like, with product MARGSFCLVFLTIILHQCAILNVSKAQGQGGFSGTGARKNSKCEPIAIPLCKDIIYNETIMPNLLSHQHQDDAGLEVHQFFPLVKVQCSPQLRLFLCTMYVPVCTVLEEPIPPCQSLCNQARHGCESLMNKFGFQWPDTLECSKFPPRGLCVGENNTDPDSTAGTGNTGPGGGGIDQGTPGISGGGGTIMFPNNAYYPDQVFNTSRRHNFECPLDLRVNQGFDYRLKIQNHVFRDCGAPCHDMFFTTAKLETARLWIGTWSCICLGSTLFTVLTFLIDMTRFRYPERPIIFLSGCYFMVALAYVIGFSLDKDSVACHKFPDREESLVTQGTKKEWCTILFMMLFFFSMASSIWWVILTLTWFLAAGMKWGHEAIEANSQYFHLAAWAVPAIKTIAILAMGQVDGDVLSGVCFTGIFDVDALRGFVLAPLVLYLIIGTSFLLAGFVSLFRIRTIMKSDGTKTDKLEKLMVRIGIFSVLYTVPATIVIACYFYEQSFRDDWMASWFYRKCMLSRTTCLVDLPMNHNPDFNVFMIKYLMTVIVGITSGVWIWTGKTVSSWKGFYARLCGGSKKQSETVV